One Candidatus Nezhaarchaeota archaeon genomic window, TACGTCGACTCCGCCACCAGTCAGCCTCCTTATAGTCCTGAGGGGCTCCTTATCCTCCCTCAAGTTAATGATCTGCCACGCGCCGAGCTCTCTCGCCAGCCTTAAGTTGTCTTCACGCCTGCCTAGCGCTATTACTCTGCCTCCGAGCGCTGCGGCTATTTGGACAGTGTTCAGCCCAAGCCCTCCAGTAGCCCCCCATACAGCTACAGTTTCACCTGGCTTAAGCTCAGCTCGCCTAACGACTGCTGCATAGGGGCTTGTGACTGCATCAGCTATTACCGCCCCCTCTTGTAGAGGTACTTCGTCAGGTAGCTTAATGAGGTCCTTGGCTGGGGCCTTGAAGTACTCCGCGTACCCTCCATCGATCATGTTGCCCACCATTAGTAAGTTCAAGCATATGTTCTCACGCCCTATGCGACAGTAGTAGCACTTGCCGCAGGGGATTATGGCGGGGACGAGTACCCGGTCTCCTACCTTAACCTCCTTTACGCCCTCGCCCACTTCAGCCACCGTACCGGAGATCTCGTGCCCAAGTATCATGGGCGGCTTCTTAAACGTGGGGACGCCCTTTAAGTAATGTAGGTCAGTATGACATACGCCGCAAGCAGCCACCCTAATTAGCG contains:
- a CDS encoding zinc-binding dehydrogenase — protein: MKAAVFYGPNQPLKVEEYPTPKPGPGEALIRVAACGVCHTDLHYLKGVPTFKKPPMILGHEISGTVAEVGEGVKEVKVGDRVLVPAIIPCGKCYYCRIGRENICLNLLMVGNMIDGGYAEYFKAPAKDLIKLPDEVPLQEGAVIADAVTSPYAAVVRRAELKPGETVAVWGATGGLGLNTVQIAAALGGRVIALGRREDNLRLARELGAWQIINLREDKEPLRTIRRLTGGGVDVAFDCTGVPQVMEQAFESVRQGGRLIVIGYSDKPISINAGRLMFRELEIKGVMGCRPIDYYGAIELVRAGKIRLLVSHKLPLEEVNEAFKLLEEGKVTRAIVVP